Proteins encoded together in one Polaribacter reichenbachii window:
- the def gene encoding peptide deformylase gives MILPIVAYGDPVLRKECTEITADYPNLKELISNMKETMYNASGVGLAAPQIGKAIRLFIIDASPFAEDEDLSDEDRAVLKTFNKVFINAQILEEEGDEWAFNEGCLSIPDVRQDVYRQPKVTIEYQDEDFKTHTEVLDGLAARVFQHEYDHIEGILFTDKLSSLKKRLIKKKLENISKGKINADYRMRFPNLKKGK, from the coding sequence ATGATTTTACCAATTGTAGCTTATGGAGACCCAGTTCTTCGTAAAGAATGCACAGAAATAACTGCTGATTACCCTAATTTAAAGGAATTAATTAGCAATATGAAAGAGACAATGTACAATGCTTCTGGTGTTGGTTTAGCTGCACCTCAAATTGGTAAAGCTATTCGTTTATTTATCATAGATGCTTCTCCTTTTGCTGAAGATGAAGATTTAAGTGATGAAGATAGAGCTGTTTTAAAAACATTTAATAAAGTGTTTATAAATGCTCAAATTTTAGAAGAAGAAGGTGATGAATGGGCTTTTAACGAAGGTTGTTTAAGCATACCTGATGTTCGTCAAGATGTTTATCGTCAACCAAAAGTTACTATAGAATATCAAGATGAAGACTTTAAAACACATACAGAAGTTTTAGACGGATTAGCTGCTAGAGTTTTTCAGCACGAATACGATCATATAGAAGGTATTTTATTCACAGATAAGTTATCATCACTTAAAAAAAGATTGATAAAAAAGAAATTAGAAAACATTTCTAAGGGGAAAATAAATGCAGATTACAGAATGCGTTTCCCAAATTTAAAAAAAGGTAAATAG
- the ruvX gene encoding Holliday junction resolvase RuvX, which yields MGRILAIDYGKIRTGIAVTDQLQIIASGLTTVNTTELFTFLKDYISKEKVELFLVGKPKQMNNSDSESEALILPFLEKLSKQIPKIPVKRVDERFTSKMAFQTMIDGGLKKKQRKNKALVDEISATIILQSYLYNQ from the coding sequence TTGGGAAGAATTTTAGCCATCGATTATGGAAAAATAAGAACAGGAATAGCAGTTACAGATCAATTACAAATTATTGCATCTGGTTTAACTACTGTAAATACTACTGAGCTTTTTACTTTTTTAAAAGACTATATATCAAAAGAAAAAGTAGAACTTTTTTTAGTAGGCAAACCCAAACAAATGAATAATTCTGATAGCGAAAGTGAAGCTTTAATACTTCCTTTTTTAGAGAAATTATCCAAGCAAATTCCTAAAATTCCTGTAAAAAGAGTTGATGAACGTTTTACTTCTAAAATGGCTTTTCAAACAATGATTGATGGTGGTTTAAAGAAAAAACAACGTAAAAACAAAGCTTTAGTTGATGAAATAAGTGCAACCATTATATTACAATCGTATTTATACAATCAATAA